A single region of the Thermodesulfatator indicus DSM 15286 genome encodes:
- a CDS encoding class I SAM-dependent methyltransferase, with amino-acid sequence MKFLLLGILAVLLPLAFLKLCYALGTISVIRRTKGALFVSTSRAKIKAILDELEGQANFRLVDLGCGDGRFLRAVYQRFGIAGEGYEINPWAYFLACLKNRLNGAPVKVYRKNFFKADLSTYDVIFFYLFPDLLLDLAPKLRKEAKPGTIIISANFPLPGFNPYKVLKVEDPIYFYRV; translated from the coding sequence ATGAAATTTTTGCTTCTGGGTATTTTAGCCGTTCTTCTTCCCCTGGCCTTTTTAAAGCTGTGTTATGCCCTGGGGACTATTTCCGTGATAAGGCGAACCAAAGGCGCCCTTTTTGTTTCCACATCCAGGGCCAAAATCAAAGCTATTCTTGACGAACTCGAGGGACAGGCAAACTTTCGTCTGGTGGATCTGGGTTGTGGAGACGGCCGTTTTTTAAGAGCGGTTTATCAGCGTTTTGGCATTGCTGGCGAGGGTTATGAAATAAATCCCTGGGCATATTTTTTGGCTTGTCTTAAAAATCGTTTAAATGGAGCACCGGTTAAAGTCTATCGTAAAAATTTTTTTAAAGCTGACCTTTCAACTTATGATGTCATCTTTTTTTATCTTTTTCCCGACTTACTACTTGATCTAGCTCCCAAATTGCGAAAAGAGGCCAAACCAGGAACCATTATCATAAGCGCTAATTTCCCTCTGCCAGGTTTTAATCCATATAAAGTTTTAAAGGTGGAAGACCCCATTTATTTTTATAGGGTTTAG
- a CDS encoding segregation and condensation protein A — MPEECIVKVPVFEGPLDLLLHLVRKNKLDIFDLPISLITEQYLAYLEMMKALDLDIAGEYLLMAATLLYIKSQMLLPRPAEEHSEENALEDPRQEIVEPLLALAKYQKAAEILWERPILGRDIFVPPSQEVAPHDEVSVSLFELLSALKEALGRKPPTPLEVTRARYLIQEKMAEIEQVLTSYPRIRLKEFFEKATDREEAITIFLALLELAQRGAIILIQSEPLAEVEVIKR; from the coding sequence ATGCCTGAAGAATGCATTGTCAAAGTACCTGTTTTTGAAGGTCCCTTAGATTTACTTTTACATCTTGTTCGTAAAAACAAGCTTGATATATTTGACCTTCCCATTTCCCTTATCACTGAACAGTATCTTGCTTATCTGGAGATGATGAAGGCCCTTGATTTAGACATTGCGGGAGAATATTTACTCATGGCGGCTACCTTGCTTTACATAAAAAGCCAGATGCTTTTACCAAGGCCGGCAGAAGAACATAGCGAAGAAAACGCCCTTGAAGACCCGCGGCAGGAAATCGTAGAACCGTTGCTTGCGCTTGCCAAATACCAAAAGGCTGCCGAAATACTCTGGGAAAGGCCTATCCTTGGAAGAGACATCTTTGTTCCCCCATCTCAAGAGGTAGCGCCTCATGATGAAGTCTCTGTTTCCCTTTTTGAACTACTTTCAGCGTTAAAAGAGGCTCTAGGGCGAAAACCTCCCACTCCTCTCGAAGTAACACGAGCGAGATACCTGATTCAGGAAAAGATGGCTGAGATTGAGCAAGTTCTTACGAGTTATCCCCGGATTCGCCTCAAAGAATTTTTTGAAAAGGCGACAGACCGTGAAGAAGCCATCACCATCTTTCTGGCTCTACTTGAGTTAGCCCAAAGAGGGGCTATTATCCTTATTCAATCTGAACCTCTAGCTGAAGTAGAAGTCATAAAAAGATGA
- the tsaA gene encoding tRNA (N6-threonylcarbamoyladenosine(37)-N6)-methyltransferase TrmO translates to MKKISQKKFCFEPIGWVHTEAKEVPRFYSISRVKGELHILPKYKVGLKDIKPGDYLWVLFAFHKSPPFDPEKHMVQEPPHRPGEKRGVFSTCSPVRPNPIGLSRVKVLKVRENIIEVEGLDMLDGTPIFDLKPYKEDKH, encoded by the coding sequence ATGAAGAAAATTTCCCAAAAAAAATTTTGCTTTGAACCTATCGGCTGGGTACATACTGAGGCCAAGGAGGTACCACGTTTTTACTCTATCTCCCGTGTAAAAGGTGAACTCCATATTTTGCCCAAATATAAGGTAGGCTTAAAAGATATAAAACCAGGTGATTATCTATGGGTTCTTTTTGCCTTTCATAAAAGCCCACCTTTTGACCCTGAAAAACATATGGTTCAGGAACCCCCTCATCGGCCAGGAGAAAAACGCGGTGTCTTTAGCACCTGTTCGCCGGTAAGGCCTAATCCAATCGGCCTTTCACGAGTCAAAGTTTTAAAAGTGCGTGAAAATATAATTGAAGTTGAAGGTCTTGATATGCTTGATGGCACGCCTATCTTTGACTTAAAACCTTACAAAGAAGATAAACATTAA
- a CDS encoding 23S rRNA (pseudouridine(1915)-N(3))-methyltransferase RlmH, whose amino-acid sequence MRWPNTLKIVIPGKLKFPFIKDGVCFYEMRLKNYVSFSLEERKVAKAKDPEIMKQNEGKALLRGQEKAFIIALDERGKEFTSKEWAEYLEDLLQREKEISFLIGGAYGLSQEVLNEAHLKLSLSRFTLGHEIAVLVLCEQLYRAFTIIAGEPYHK is encoded by the coding sequence ATGCGCTGGCCAAATACTTTAAAAATAGTCATACCCGGAAAGTTAAAGTTTCCGTTCATAAAAGACGGGGTTTGTTTTTACGAAATGCGGCTCAAAAATTATGTAAGTTTTTCTTTAGAAGAACGGAAAGTCGCTAAGGCTAAAGATCCCGAAATTATGAAACAAAACGAAGGAAAGGCCTTACTAAGGGGCCAGGAAAAAGCCTTTATCATTGCCCTTGATGAAAGAGGGAAAGAATTTACCTCTAAGGAATGGGCAGAGTATCTGGAAGATTTACTTCAACGGGAAAAAGAAATTTCTTTTTTAATAGGCGGGGCCTACGGGCTTTCTCAGGAAGTTTTAAACGAGGCCCATCTGAAACTTTCTCTTTCTAGGTTTACCTTAGGCCACGAAATTGCCGTTTTGGTACTTTGTGAACAGCTTTACAGAGCTTTCACTATTATTGCTGGTGAGCCCTATCACAAATGA
- a CDS encoding glycosyltransferase family 2 protein — translation MKPLVSVIIPTYNREKFLKEAIESVLAQTFRSFELIVVDDASTDKTPYLVSRYPLRYVRKVKRQGVSAARNTGIRLAQGEFIAFLDSDDLWLPEKLAEQIAFFERRPEAVAVQTEEIWIRRGKRVNPRKRHEKPSGYFFDRALELCLISPSGVMLKRKVFREIGLFDESFLACEDYELWLRLLTRYPVFLIEKPLVIKRGGHEDQLSATPGLDYFRLKALAKIYRDPLLTPAMRLLVIKEAKRKGNIYLKGALKRGKLYQAFEVEQIFKKMMKNPGLPSILALSRPKN, via the coding sequence ATGAAACCGCTGGTTTCAGTTATAATCCCCACTTACAACCGGGAAAAATTTTTAAAAGAGGCCATTGAATCAGTTCTAGCTCAAACCTTTCGGAGTTTTGAACTAATTGTGGTAGATGACGCCTCAACAGATAAAACGCCATATCTGGTTTCCCGTTATCCCTTACGCTATGTCCGCAAAGTCAAAAGGCAAGGAGTTTCAGCGGCCAGAAACACCGGAATAAGGCTGGCTCAGGGAGAATTTATAGCCTTTCTTGATAGCGACGACCTCTGGCTTCCGGAAAAACTGGCTGAGCAGATAGCTTTCTTTGAAAGAAGGCCAGAGGCTGTAGCCGTTCAGACTGAAGAAATCTGGATAAGACGTGGGAAAAGGGTAAACCCCCGTAAAAGACACGAGAAGCCTTCAGGCTACTTTTTCGACCGGGCGCTAGAGCTATGCCTCATAAGCCCTTCAGGGGTAATGCTTAAGCGAAAAGTCTTCCGCGAAATAGGTCTTTTTGACGAAAGCTTTCTTGCTTGTGAAGACTACGAATTATGGCTTAGACTTTTGACTCGCTATCCGGTTTTCCTTATAGAAAAGCCCCTGGTAATTAAAAGAGGCGGACACGAAGATCAGCTTTCTGCTACTCCTGGGCTTGATTATTTTCGCCTAAAAGCCCTGGCCAAGATTTACCGAGACCCTCTTTTAACTCCGGCCATGCGGCTCCTGGTTATAAAAGAGGCCAAGCGCAAGGGTAATATTTATCTAAAGGGGGCTTTAAAGCGGGGAAAACTTTACCAGGCCTTTGAAGTAGAACAAATTTTTAAAAAGATGATGAAAAATCCTGGTCTTCCTTCAATTTTGGCTTTAAGTCGTCCTAAAAATTAA
- a CDS encoding PilZ domain-containing protein produces the protein MLDKRVFERFELKCSCHFVVEDSYQVLDARIEDISLGGFRISTFTSLSPGMRIKFSLETDPPIKGRAKVVWVRKDGEKYYAGLEIVELKEKFRKPFREIIEELTLNNLPGSYFR, from the coding sequence ATGCTAGACAAACGTGTTTTTGAACGCTTTGAACTCAAATGCTCCTGCCACTTTGTGGTGGAAGACAGCTATCAAGTGCTCGACGCCCGCATTGAAGACATAAGCCTGGGAGGCTTTCGTATTTCCACCTTTACCAGCTTAAGCCCAGGAATGAGGATAAAGTTTTCTCTTGAAACCGATCCTCCTATTAAAGGGCGCGCCAAAGTGGTATGGGTGCGCAAAGATGGCGAAAAATATTACGCCGGCCTTGAAATAGTAGAACTAAAAGAAAAATTCCGTAAACCTTTTAGAGAAATAATAGAAGAGCTTACCCTCAATAACCTCCCTGGAAGTTATTTCCGCTAA
- the metG gene encoding methionine--tRNA ligase, which yields MAFYITTPIYYVNAEPHLGHAYTTIVADVAARLRRLLGEDVFFLTGTDEHGDKIVQAAQKQGLSPKEYVDKISALFKDAWKLLNISYSRFIRTTDPDHVKVVQYVLQKIYDQGDIYFAEYEGLYCFGCERFLTEKELANGLCPDHKKPPTPLKEANYFFKLSKYQDWLIDYIKKNPDFITPERYRNEILSFLKEELEDLCISRPKTRLTWGIELPFDKDFVTYVWFDALINYLTGIGFPENSTWQKYWPAHHVIAKDILKPHAVYWPIMLKALGVEPYRSLHVHGYWNVDETKMSKSLGNIVRPKELAAKYGVDQVRYFLMREMAFGLDANFSEEALRTRINADLANDLGNLVFRTLTMVKKYFGGEIPETFGRETSDEELWALCEEKVSAYISSMEAFQFHRGLASLWDLIREANRYVDHQAPWALVKEGKKERTATVIYHLLEVLRVVATALWPVMPESSEKILQKLGLEPNAYLQKEYLSKFGVLTPGTKTTRGKALFPRLEEKEPAKKEPEEKKEAKKEEKLPQEEQISFEEFKKLDLRIAEVIEAERVPNTDRLLKLKVRCPEERTVIAGMAEYYAPEELIGKKVMLLANLKPAKIKGIVSQGMILAAKDEKGLTLLVPEKDVSPGAKIS from the coding sequence ATGGCCTTTTACATAACTACTCCCATTTACTATGTAAACGCTGAACCACATTTGGGGCACGCCTATACCACCATTGTGGCTGATGTAGCGGCTAGACTTAGAAGGCTCCTCGGAGAAGATGTCTTTTTTCTAACCGGAACCGACGAACATGGAGACAAAATCGTCCAGGCCGCTCAAAAACAGGGGCTTAGCCCAAAAGAATACGTTGATAAAATAAGTGCCCTCTTCAAAGATGCCTGGAAACTTTTGAATATCTCTTACTCAAGATTTATTCGCACCACGGATCCCGATCACGTAAAAGTGGTCCAGTACGTCTTGCAAAAGATTTACGACCAGGGTGATATTTACTTTGCCGAATACGAAGGTCTATACTGTTTTGGTTGCGAGCGCTTTTTGACCGAAAAAGAGCTTGCCAACGGCCTTTGCCCGGATCATAAAAAGCCGCCCACCCCTTTAAAAGAAGCCAATTACTTTTTTAAGCTTTCTAAATATCAGGACTGGCTCATAGACTACATCAAAAAAAATCCCGACTTTATTACCCCTGAGCGTTATCGCAACGAAATCCTTTCTTTCCTGAAAGAAGAACTTGAAGACCTTTGTATTTCCCGTCCTAAAACGCGGCTTACTTGGGGCATAGAGTTACCTTTTGACAAAGATTTCGTAACTTACGTTTGGTTTGACGCTTTGATTAATTATCTTACTGGTATTGGTTTCCCAGAAAATTCTACCTGGCAAAAGTACTGGCCGGCTCATCATGTGATTGCCAAAGACATATTAAAACCGCATGCCGTTTACTGGCCTATTATGCTTAAGGCCTTGGGTGTTGAACCTTACAGGAGCCTTCATGTTCACGGTTACTGGAATGTTGACGAGACCAAGATGTCAAAGTCGCTGGGCAATATCGTACGCCCCAAAGAGCTGGCAGCCAAATACGGGGTTGACCAAGTGCGCTACTTTTTGATGAGAGAGATGGCCTTTGGCCTCGACGCCAACTTTAGCGAAGAGGCTTTAAGGACACGGATCAACGCTGACCTGGCTAATGACCTTGGAAACCTGGTGTTTAGAACCCTTACCATGGTGAAAAAATATTTCGGGGGAGAAATTCCTGAAACCTTTGGCCGGGAAACTTCTGACGAAGAACTCTGGGCTTTGTGTGAAGAAAAAGTCTCTGCCTATATTTCTTCAATGGAGGCCTTTCAATTTCACCGGGGGCTTGCCAGTCTCTGGGATTTGATCAGAGAGGCTAACCGCTACGTTGATCATCAGGCGCCGTGGGCTCTTGTGAAAGAGGGGAAAAAAGAACGCACGGCCACGGTTATTTATCACTTGCTTGAGGTGTTAAGAGTAGTGGCTACGGCCCTTTGGCCGGTAATGCCTGAGTCTTCTGAAAAAATTTTACAGAAACTTGGCCTTGAGCCTAACGCCTATCTCCAAAAAGAATATCTTTCAAAATTTGGTGTTTTAACCCCTGGTACAAAGACCACCAGAGGAAAGGCCCTTTTCCCACGCCTTGAAGAAAAAGAACCTGCGAAAAAAGAACCAGAAGAGAAAAAAGAAGCTAAGAAGGAGGAAAAGTTGCCACAGGAAGAACAAATATCTTTTGAGGAATTTAAGAAGCTTGACTTGCGCATTGCGGAAGTGATTGAGGCAGAAAGGGTCCCTAATACCGATCGGCTTTTGAAACTAAAAGTCAGGTGCCCTGAAGAGCGCACGGTTATAGCGGGTATGGCTGAATACTATGCTCCAGAAGAACTAATTGGCAAAAAAGTGATGCTTCTGGCCAACTTAAAGCCAGCCAAAATTAAGGGAATTGTCTCTCAGGGCATGATTCTTGCGGCTAAAGACGAAAAAGGGCTTACTTTACTGGTGCCAGAAAAGGACGTATCTCCTGGGGCTAAAATAAGTTAG
- a CDS encoding PSP1 domain-containing protein, protein MAKENAKKRKDKKNRKKPKNLGGKQHNDKQHKKIKKESKEPLIIELVLRDDYAGFHAVTQGLNLRPGDFVLVEFPEQKEVARVVSLPVRVPISPEMLSVLPKVKRLASAKEIERYRENLAFEEKAWSICEQLAEEQGLEMKLVRVERLFDRSKVIFYYTADGRIDFRQLVKDLVRALRTRIEMRQIGVRHEAGMVGGIGCCGREICCATFLKKFDPVSIKIAKEQSLPLDPVKISGICGRLLCCLLFEHNVYAELSASLPKIGKKVSLEEIEGRVVRYNIFRESVTIETSEGEEVEISVEDFRKEF, encoded by the coding sequence ATGGCCAAAGAAAACGCTAAAAAGCGTAAAGATAAAAAAAACAGGAAAAAACCTAAAAATCTTGGTGGAAAGCAGCATAACGACAAACAACATAAAAAAATAAAAAAAGAATCCAAAGAACCTCTGATAATTGAGTTGGTTCTAAGAGATGATTATGCCGGTTTTCATGCAGTGACTCAGGGGCTCAATTTAAGGCCTGGAGATTTTGTTTTGGTAGAGTTTCCGGAACAAAAAGAAGTGGCCAGAGTAGTTTCTTTGCCGGTTCGGGTTCCTATTTCTCCTGAAATGTTATCTGTCCTTCCCAAAGTGAAAAGGCTTGCCAGCGCAAAAGAAATAGAAAGATACCGCGAAAATCTAGCTTTTGAGGAGAAGGCCTGGAGCATATGTGAACAATTAGCTGAAGAACAAGGCCTTGAAATGAAGCTTGTCCGGGTGGAAAGGCTTTTTGATCGAAGTAAAGTCATCTTTTACTACACCGCTGACGGTCGCATAGATTTCAGACAATTAGTCAAAGACCTGGTGCGAGCCCTTCGCACAAGAATTGAAATGCGCCAGATAGGCGTGCGCCACGAGGCCGGTATGGTGGGAGGCATTGGCTGTTGCGGACGCGAAATATGCTGTGCCACTTTTCTTAAAAAGTTTGACCCGGTTTCCATTAAAATTGCCAAAGAACAGAGCCTTCCCCTTGATCCTGTTAAAATTTCTGGTATTTGCGGAAGGCTTCTCTGCTGTCTTCTTTTTGAACACAATGTTTATGCAGAACTTTCAGCAAGCCTTCCCAAGATAGGCAAGAAAGTCTCCCTTGAAGAGATTGAGGGCCGAGTGGTGCGCTATAACATTTTCAGGGAATCAGTAACCATTGAAACCAGTGAGGGCGAAGAAGTAGAAATTTCCGTAGAAGATTTTCGAAAGGAGTTTTGA
- a CDS encoding phosphoribosylanthranilate isomerase, with the protein MIRVKICGITRSEDAELAAYLGASAIGFIFYPKSPRYITPLKAREIRQNLPPFVHTVGVFVNEEPKTIKEIANFVGLDFVQLHGNESPSICEKFFPKVIKAFRVREEKDLKQISAYQGKVSAILLDTYVKGEPGGTGKIFDWRLAIKAKEFGLPLILAGGLNPENVLKAIREVSPYAIDLSSGVEMAPGLKHPFLLKELFKKLKENLCKIQKV; encoded by the coding sequence ATGATACGAGTAAAAATTTGCGGAATAACAAGGAGTGAGGACGCTGAACTTGCTGCTTATCTGGGGGCAAGTGCTATAGGTTTTATCTTTTATCCCAAAAGCCCTCGCTATATTACTCCTTTAAAAGCCAGGGAAATACGCCAAAATTTGCCTCCTTTTGTTCACACTGTGGGCGTTTTTGTAAATGAAGAGCCCAAAACAATAAAAGAAATAGCCAATTTTGTAGGGCTTGATTTTGTACAACTCCACGGAAACGAATCACCATCAATTTGTGAAAAGTTTTTCCCGAAAGTGATAAAGGCCTTCAGGGTAAGAGAGGAAAAAGACCTTAAACAAATTTCTGCCTATCAGGGAAAAGTTTCAGCCATTCTTCTTGATACTTACGTTAAAGGAGAGCCGGGAGGGACAGGCAAAATTTTTGACTGGCGCTTGGCGATTAAAGCCAAAGAGTTCGGTCTTCCGTTAATTTTGGCGGGAGGTCTTAATCCCGAAAATGTTTTAAAAGCCATAAGAGAAGTCTCGCCTTACGCCATTGATTTGAGTTCAGGGGTGGAAATGGCTCCTGGCTTAAAGCATCCTTTCCTTTTGAAAGAACTATTCAAAAAATTAAAAGAAAACCTTTGCAAAATTCAAAAAGTATAG
- a CDS encoding GspE/PulE family protein translates to MEPFDKAILETRADEISPLEGIEAAFLKAVKGFPFFLGEEVYLLIPSPANIFLADLIERQYNQPPHVFLAEEDYILELIQKFYEAPPETAEEVEEEEPEDLELLKDLASEAPVVRLVNRVIREAVEMRATDIHFETERKALRIRYRIDGLLHEIATHPKKLAAPVISRLKLMAGLNIAEHRLPQDGRIRFRVGGEDLDIRVSTMPAVTGESVVLRLLSRQKGFLSLEKLGLEADHYKMLLELISQPNGIILVTGPTGSGKTTTLYAALSILNKADRKIITIEDPVEYQLAGVTQIQIKPQIGLTFAKALRSILRHDPDIILVGEIRDLETAEIAIQAALTGHLVFSTLHTRDALGAAVRLADMGVEPYLIAASAVGLMAQRLVRVLCDKCAEEVSPPQEFLTLLKRLPTPPEKIRYRKAVGCPHCAGTGFLGRTAIYEIYPVDEALRRLILNRSSEEELKNWAKERSYLSLLENGLRKVAKGVTSLEEVLRVAGT, encoded by the coding sequence ATGGAGCCTTTTGATAAAGCTATTCTTGAAACCAGAGCCGATGAAATAAGCCCCCTTGAAGGAATTGAGGCCGCTTTCTTAAAGGCTGTAAAGGGTTTTCCTTTCTTTTTAGGAGAGGAGGTTTATTTACTGATTCCTTCCCCTGCCAATATCTTTTTGGCAGACCTTATTGAACGCCAGTACAACCAGCCTCCGCATGTCTTTCTCGCTGAAGAAGACTATATTCTGGAGTTAATCCAGAAGTTCTACGAGGCCCCGCCAGAAACTGCCGAAGAAGTAGAGGAAGAAGAACCGGAAGATCTTGAACTCTTGAAAGACCTAGCTTCTGAGGCCCCGGTGGTAAGACTAGTTAACCGGGTTATACGTGAAGCGGTAGAAATGCGGGCCACAGACATTCACTTTGAGACTGAACGCAAGGCCCTAAGAATTCGTTATCGTATTGACGGGCTTCTTCACGAGATAGCCACTCATCCCAAAAAACTGGCTGCTCCGGTCATCTCCCGCCTAAAACTTATGGCCGGCCTTAACATTGCGGAACACAGGTTACCTCAAGATGGCCGCATTCGTTTTAGAGTGGGAGGAGAAGACTTAGATATCAGGGTTTCCACCATGCCTGCGGTTACCGGAGAAAGCGTGGTATTGCGTCTTCTCTCAAGGCAAAAAGGCTTCCTTTCTCTTGAAAAACTTGGTCTTGAGGCAGACCATTATAAGATGCTTCTTGAGCTAATTTCTCAGCCAAACGGCATAATTTTAGTTACTGGCCCCACCGGTTCAGGTAAAACTACTACTCTTTACGCGGCCCTTTCTATATTGAATAAAGCTGATCGCAAAATCATCACCATTGAAGACCCGGTAGAGTATCAGCTGGCTGGCGTAACCCAGATCCAGATAAAGCCCCAGATTGGCCTAACTTTTGCCAAAGCTTTGAGGTCTATTTTACGGCACGACCCTGATATTATCCTGGTAGGCGAAATCCGTGACCTAGAGACCGCTGAAATTGCCATTCAGGCTGCCCTTACCGGCCACCTTGTATTTTCAACCCTCCATACCCGAGATGCCTTAGGAGCGGCGGTGCGCTTGGCAGATATGGGGGTTGAGCCTTATCTAATCGCTGCTTCTGCGGTGGGTTTAATGGCCCAGCGCTTAGTAAGAGTCCTTTGTGACAAGTGCGCTGAAGAAGTTTCACCTCCTCAAGAGTTTTTGACTTTACTTAAAAGACTTCCCACTCCACCTGAAAAAATTCGTTATCGCAAGGCCGTGGGCTGCCCTCACTGTGCTGGCACTGGCTTTTTAGGAAGGACAGCCATTTACGAAATCTACCCGGTAGATGAGGCCTTACGCCGTCTGATATTAAACCGCAGCTCAGAAGAAGAATTAAAAAACTGGGCGAAGGAACGAAGTTATCTTTCTCTTTTAGAAAATGGCTTAAGAAAAGTGGCCAAGGGAGTTACTTCTCTGGAAGAAGTCTTGAGGGTAGCAGGAACGTAG
- the gspG gene encoding type II secretion system major pseudopilin GspG, with protein sequence MKRKRAFTLLELLVVLVILGLLAALVGPRLIGKVGKAKSQIARSQIALLESALDQYRLDMGHYPTTEEGLKALVEPPANEEDKAKWQGPYLKKRKVPLDPWGRPYHYRSPGEHGDYDLWTYGADGKPGGEGEDADITSWE encoded by the coding sequence ATGAAGAGAAAAAGGGCTTTTACTTTGCTTGAATTACTGGTGGTTTTAGTTATTTTAGGGCTCCTTGCCGCCCTGGTGGGGCCAAGGCTTATCGGTAAAGTGGGTAAAGCCAAGTCACAGATAGCCCGAAGTCAAATTGCTCTTTTGGAATCAGCCCTTGACCAATATCGTCTTGACATGGGACATTACCCGACTACAGAAGAAGGCCTTAAAGCTTTGGTAGAACCCCCTGCTAACGAAGAAGACAAGGCCAAATGGCAAGGGCCATATCTCAAAAAACGAAAAGTCCCGCTTGACCCCTGGGGACGTCCTTATCACTATCGCTCGCCAGGAGAACATGGAGACTACGATTTATGGACCTACGGCGCTGACGGAAAACCAGGCGGTGAAGGAGAAGATGCTGACATTACCAGCTGGGAATAG
- a CDS encoding type II secretion system F family protein codes for MRFRYAAFTNEGLVKQGELEAADINEALERLRADGLLPVKVTPAQRRWKFKLFERAKYQELLLFTEQLERLLESGLPLDKALNILIKVFQATGKPLLLNMTQEIKKKIEKGESFSSALKDTKFFPDFYVSLVEAGEISGALAPILKDLARYLKEEHSFKQELQSALLYPSFLVVFGLLAVQTVLVYILPRFSTIFDQLGVSPPLITQILLAIGSFWKAYGWIFLLLMLLGLIGFRLSLKNPENRKRAEVFLLKVPYLGRFLFLADMARIFHGLSVMVRGGVSLPKAMALTANIPRFYVLRDFFGQAAQEIREGAKLSHVFQSFPGSFDFVINFVSLGEETGDLAQAFSDMAYLCEEEVKVASKRFITVLEPCTILFFGLLLGGMIISILMAIFDVRLGY; via the coding sequence ATGCGTTTCCGCTACGCAGCTTTTACAAACGAAGGCCTGGTAAAACAAGGTGAACTTGAGGCCGCCGATATCAATGAGGCCCTTGAGCGCTTGCGCGCCGACGGGCTCTTGCCTGTGAAAGTAACTCCCGCCCAACGTAGATGGAAATTTAAACTTTTTGAGCGCGCTAAATATCAGGAATTACTTCTTTTTACCGAGCAGCTGGAACGTCTTCTCGAGTCAGGCCTTCCCCTTGATAAAGCCTTAAATATCCTGATAAAAGTCTTTCAAGCCACTGGCAAACCCCTGCTACTCAATATGACTCAGGAGATAAAAAAGAAGATTGAAAAGGGCGAAAGCTTTTCAAGTGCCTTAAAAGATACAAAATTTTTTCCGGATTTTTACGTTAGCCTGGTTGAAGCCGGCGAGATAAGCGGAGCACTTGCGCCTATTCTTAAAGATCTCGCCCGGTATTTGAAGGAAGAACACTCCTTTAAACAAGAACTCCAATCAGCCTTGCTTTATCCTTCTTTTCTGGTGGTTTTTGGTCTTTTAGCCGTGCAAACCGTACTGGTTTACATATTACCTCGCTTTAGCACTATTTTTGACCAGCTAGGAGTGTCTCCACCTCTTATAACCCAAATTCTTCTGGCCATCGGTAGCTTCTGGAAGGCCTACGGTTGGATTTTTTTGTTGCTCATGCTTCTTGGGCTTATTGGTTTTCGCTTAAGCCTTAAAAACCCAGAAAATCGCAAACGAGCCGAAGTGTTCCTATTAAAAGTTCCTTATCTGGGGAGATTCCTTTTTTTGGCTGATATGGCCCGCATTTTTCATGGGCTTTCGGTTATGGTGAGAGGTGGAGTATCTCTGCCCAAGGCTATGGCTCTTACGGCCAATATTCCTAGATTTTACGTGCTTAGAGATTTTTTTGGGCAAGCAGCTCAAGAAATAAGAGAAGGGGCGAAACTTTCTCATGTTTTTCAGAGTTTTCCGGGTTCATTTGACTTTGTAATCAACTTTGTGTCGCTGGGAGAAGAAACCGGCGACCTGGCTCAAGCCTTTTCTGATATGGCCTACCTTTGTGAAGAAGAAGTCAAAGTGGCTTCAAAGCGCTTTATCACCGTTCTTGAGCCCTGTACGATACTCTTTTTTGGGCTTTTGCTCGGGGGTATGATAATTTCTATTTTGATGGCTATTTTTGACGTAAGACTGGGATATTAG